A genomic region of Clavibacter michiganensis subsp. insidiosus contains the following coding sequences:
- a CDS encoding ThuA domain-containing protein, with protein sequence MTDTASPLRVTVWGENRHEQIEQHVRDRYPTGMHGAVAEGVQENLPAAHVEIATMDQPEHGLTEELLARTDVLTWWGHAAHAEVDDEIVARVHRHVLDGMGLIVLHSGHWSKIFTKLMGTTCTLRWRSEHDRELVWTVNPQHPITRGVPNPIVIDEQEMYGEYFDVPTPDELVFISGFTGGEVFRSGMTYRRGFGRIFFFSPGDQDFPVYHHTDVRRVIANACEWARPDRRETPTLLRYELGEYYDGTDYAGALER encoded by the coding sequence ATGACCGACACCGCATCCCCCCTCCGCGTCACCGTCTGGGGCGAGAACCGTCACGAGCAGATCGAGCAGCACGTCCGCGACCGCTACCCGACCGGGATGCACGGCGCCGTCGCCGAGGGCGTGCAGGAGAACCTGCCCGCGGCGCACGTCGAGATCGCGACCATGGACCAGCCCGAGCACGGCCTCACCGAGGAGCTGCTCGCGCGCACGGACGTCCTCACCTGGTGGGGCCACGCGGCCCACGCCGAGGTGGACGACGAGATCGTCGCGCGCGTGCACCGCCACGTGCTCGACGGGATGGGCCTCATCGTCCTGCACTCCGGGCACTGGTCGAAGATCTTCACGAAGCTGATGGGCACCACGTGCACGCTCCGCTGGCGCAGCGAGCACGACCGCGAGCTCGTGTGGACCGTGAACCCGCAGCACCCCATCACCCGCGGCGTCCCGAACCCCATCGTCATCGACGAGCAGGAGATGTACGGCGAGTACTTCGACGTGCCCACGCCCGACGAGCTCGTCTTCATCTCGGGCTTCACCGGCGGCGAGGTGTTCCGCAGCGGCATGACCTACCGCCGCGGGTTCGGCCGGATCTTCTTCTTCTCGCCCGGCGACCAGGACTTCCCCGTGTACCACCACACGGACGTCCGCCGCGTGATCGCGAACGCCTGCGAGTGGGCGCGGCCCGACCGCCGTGAGACGCCGACGCTGCTGCGCTACGAGCTCGGCGAGTACTACGACGGCACCGACTACGCCGGGGCGCTCGAGCGATGA
- a CDS encoding carbohydrate ABC transporter permease, which translates to MTDTAERLAPPAPRRLPHPVGSRRPRADRSWISTVVGIVILAVMLFPVYWMVNISLQPAGPAIQAAWFPFEAQFQGYATALSEQGQALGTSLVIALGSVVLSLAIATPAAYALAQFRFRWINIVLFGILISQMIPGIVVANALYAAYNDVGLLNSIPGLILADSTAGIPFAILIMRAFMAGIPPSIIEAAKVDGAGNFRAFRSIVLPVSLNAVITAGLFTFLFTWSDFLFALTLTTTDDVRPITLGIYQYIGTYTADWSTVMATAVLASLPAIVLLLAAQRFIAAGATGGAVK; encoded by the coding sequence ATGACTGACACCGCCGAGCGCCTCGCGCCACCCGCGCCACGCCGCCTGCCGCACCCGGTCGGGTCCCGCCGACCCCGCGCCGACCGCAGCTGGATCTCGACCGTCGTCGGGATCGTGATCCTCGCCGTCATGCTGTTCCCCGTCTACTGGATGGTCAACATCTCCCTGCAGCCCGCGGGCCCGGCGATCCAGGCGGCGTGGTTCCCGTTCGAGGCGCAGTTCCAGGGCTACGCGACCGCGCTCTCCGAGCAGGGGCAGGCGCTCGGCACGAGCCTCGTGATCGCGCTCGGCAGCGTGGTGCTCAGCCTCGCCATCGCGACCCCGGCGGCGTACGCGCTCGCGCAGTTCCGGTTCCGCTGGATCAACATCGTGCTGTTCGGGATCCTCATCTCGCAGATGATCCCGGGCATCGTCGTCGCGAACGCGCTCTACGCCGCGTACAACGACGTCGGGCTGCTCAACTCCATCCCGGGCCTGATCCTCGCGGACTCCACGGCCGGCATCCCGTTCGCGATCCTCATCATGCGGGCGTTCATGGCGGGCATCCCGCCGTCGATCATCGAGGCCGCGAAGGTGGACGGCGCCGGGAACTTCCGGGCCTTCCGCTCGATCGTGCTGCCCGTGAGCCTCAACGCCGTGATCACGGCCGGGCTCTTCACGTTCCTCTTCACCTGGAGCGACTTCCTGTTCGCGCTGACGCTCACGACGACCGACGACGTGCGCCCCATCACGCTCGGGATCTACCAGTACATCGGCACGTACACCGCCGACTGGAGCACGGTGATGGCGACGGCCGTGCTCGCGTCGCTGCCCGCGATCGTGCTGCTCCTCGCGGCGCAGCGCTTCATCGCGGCGGGCGCGACGGGCGGCGCGGTCAAGTGA